A genomic segment from Anopheles maculipalpis chromosome X, idAnoMacuDA_375_x, whole genome shotgun sequence encodes:
- the LOC126559323 gene encoding uncharacterized protein LOC126559323 has protein sequence MSDTEADAHASTNGSATNGTAQPLLPSQKVLEEEEAERLAEEERKRNREPPIIFTEVDSKLELERLVDFVDGKLSEDEQEAVDQLHQYLLLGEGAWTFGDCFLVFVGRIFRDQECFSTDVRVHLLRALANCALKEDIILLLHQDRKEHVLMNFAQDIDRHPPEEQQSIALFMCNLFENNNASEWLLYISEWNYNGLTTSNIRATTKVAVHCLLATCPRLQDIGTALVHNIACKEVKTVVFDDVAVEISMALLQFFNSSPTEEHLFRTMKALAKFVQVSPDVPQFVQMIGPHPKNFKGKSERVDGLIEQISKKIR, from the exons ATGTCGGATACGGAGGCGGATGCACATGCCAGCACGAACGGTAGCGCGACGAATGGCACCGCGCAACCACTGTTGCCCTCACAGAAGGTCCTCGAAGAGGAGGAAGCCGAACGGTTGGCCGAGGAAGAACGCAAGCGTAACCGTGAGCCACCGATCATCTTTACCGAGGTTGAC TCTAAGCTGGAGTTAGAACGTCTGGTCGACTTTGTCGATGGAAAGCTGTCCGAGGATGAGCAGGAAGCGGTGGACCAGCTCCATCAGTATCTGCTGCTCGGTGAAGGTGCCTGGACGTTTGGTGACTGCTTCCTGGTGTTTGTCGGACGGATCTTCCGCGACCAGGAATGCTTCTCGACAGATGTGCGCGTGCATTTGCTGCGGGCGCTAGCGAACTGCGCCCTGAAGGAGGATAtcatactgctgctgcaccagGACCGGAAGGAGCATGTGCTGATGAACTTTGCCCAGGACATCGATCGACATCCGCCCGAGGAGCAGCAATCGATTGCACTTTTT ATGTGCAACCTGTTCGAGAACAACAACGCATCGGAATGGTTGCTGTACATCTCCGAATGGAACTACAACGGCCTAACCACGTCCAACATACGGGCGACGACGAAGGTGGCAGTACACTGTCTGCTTGCCACCTGTCCCCGATTGCAGGACATCGGTACCGCGCTCGTGCACAACATCGCATGCAAGGAGGTTAAGACGGTCGTGTTCGATGACGTGGCGGTGGAGATTTCGATGGCACTGCTGCAGTTCTTCAACAGCTCCCCAACGGAAGAGCATCTCTTCCGCACGATGAAAGCGTTGGCAAAGTTCGTGCAG gtgtctcCGGATGTGCCGCAGTTTGTGCAGATGATCGGACCACATCCGAAGAACTTCAAGGGCAAAAGCGAACGGGTCGATGGACTGATCGAGCAGATCAGCAAGAAGATACGCTAA
- the LOC126563735 gene encoding sodium-independent sulfate anion transporter-like, with product MVEEAEELRALREQQPARILTFQEESKDVLSGRSTQSRNSWKDQLLEGCSPKKRLPILSWIRRYDVEDALSDLIAGVTLGLTMIPQSIAYATIAGLPSQYGLYAAFMGSLVYVFFGTVREVSIGPTSLMSLLTLQYTAGRPLQYVIVLAFTSGLVELAMGIFRLGFLVCFISVPVTSAFTSATALIIIGAQLGNLLGLPRVPSTNSDGGFFATVWSILQRLRDTAFGDTALGIGCMVMLIGLQHLPRLVPAARNYRMHRFLWYVSLARNALVVLLATLLAHYLSSTPGGVPFRLSGRVEPGIPAFEWPIRGVPTNGTSLSFLEITTDLGSGLLLVPLVAVLANVAIAKAFATDGTVDATQELIALGLCNVIGSCFRAMPTTGAFTRSAVSHASGVRTPLSGLYSALLTLLALGVLTPYFYYIPRATLAAVLIVAVASMLDLAIVRRLPRPPASLIDLFAWTVCFTVCLFRGVEVGLLCGMAVSLLEPLRHWVSPRAYCTTVRGPTHTYHHIRPSLGLLYTGIDRLRTVVLTEARHRTVPGAPILLDCEQFVALDYSAVRSLRELSDEVERLGGTLMLQNVRPSWQQALQLHETTGPGIWVFHRPEGSVPPVAQAAQVVGGEEVVEGENIAPTR from the exons ATGGTGGAAGAGGCAGAAGAATTGCGTGCCCTGCGTGAGCAACAACCTGCACGTATCCTCACGTTCCAGGAGGAGAGTAAAGATGTACTCTCCGGTCGTAGCACCCAGTCAAGGAACAGCTGGAAGGACCAGCTGCTTGAGGGGTGTTCACCGAAGAAACGGCTGCCGATACTGTCCTGGATACGGCGGTACGATGTGGAGGACGCACTGTCCGATTTGATTGCCGGTGTTACGCTCGGACTAACGATGATACCGCAGAGCATCGCGTACGCGACGATTGCTGGCCTTCCGTCGCAGTACGGTCTGTACGCTGCGTTCATGG GTTCGCTAGTGTACGTGTTTTTCGGTACGGTGCGTGAGGTATCGATCGGTCCTACCAGCCTGATGTCACTGCTGACGCTCCAGTATACGGCCGGTCGCCCACTGCAGTACGTGATCGTGCTGGCATTCACCTCCGGGCTGGTGGAGTTGGCAATGGGTATCTTCCGGCTCGGCTTTCTCGTCTGCTTCATCTCGGTCCCGGTAACATCTGCCTTCACCTCAGCCACCGCACTGATCATCATCGGTGCTCAGCTGGGCAACTTGCTAGGTCTTCCAAGGGTACCGTCCACCAACAGTGACGGTGGTTTCTTCGCGACCGTATGGAGCATTCTGCAGCGGCTGCGGGATACCGCATTCGGTGATACGGCACTCGGTATTGGTTGTATGGTGATGTTGATCGGGCTACAGCATCTACCCCGGTTAGTGCCTGCTGCAAGGAATTATCGAATGCATCGATTCTTGTGGTATGTGTCACTCGCGCGGAACGCTCTCGTAGTACTGCTTGCGACGCTTCTTGCCCACTATCTCTCTTCTACACCCGGTGGCGTTCCTTTTCGGCTATCGGGACGCGTAGAACCGGGCATACCCGCGTTCGAGTGGCCTATACGTGGAGTCCCCACCAACGGTACGTCCCTTTCCTTTCTCGAAATAACAACCGATCTCGGTAGCGGTCTGCTTCTGGTGCCGCTCGTTGCCGTCCTTGCAAATGTCGCCATCGCCAAAGCATTCG CGACGGATGGAACCGTTGACGCGACGCAGGAACTGATTGCGCTCGGACTGTGCAATGTGATTGGGTCGTGTTTCCGCGCGATGCCCACCACCGGTGCCTTCACCCGTTCCGCCGTCAGCCATGCCAGCGGCGTTCGGACACCACTGTCCGGGCTCTATTCCGCCCTGCTCACCCTGCTAGCGCTCGGTGTCCTAACGCCCTACTTCTACTACATCCCGCGGGCAACGCTGGCCGCCGTACTGATCGTTGCCGTTGCCTCCATGCTTGATCTAGCGATCGTGCGACGCCTGCCCCGACCTCCCGCCTCCCTGATCGACCTGTTCGCTTGGACGGTGTGCTTTACGGTTTGCCTATTTCGAGGCGTTGAGGTTGGTCTTCTGTGCGGTATGGCGGTCAGCCTGCTCGAACCACTCCGGCACTGGGTGTCGCCCCGAGCCTATTGCACCACCGTGCGTGGACCTACCCACACCTACCACCACATCCGACCCAGCCTGGGACTACTTTACACCGGTATCGATCGGTTGCGGACGGTCGTGCTTACCGAGGCACGCCACCGTACCGTACCCGGCGCACCGATTCTGCTCGACTGTGAGCAGTTCGTTGCACTCGATTACAGTGCGGTCCGGTCGTTGCGCGAACTGTCGGATGAGGTAGAACGGCTCGGGGGCACACTGATGCTACAAAACGTGCGGCCATCGTGGCAGCAAGCGCTCCAGCTGCACGAAACCACCGGCCCCGGAATCTGGGTGTTTCACCGGCCGGAGGGAAGTGTTCCACCAGTTGCACAAGCCGCCCAggtggtgggtggggaagAGGTGGTGGAAGGGGAGAACATTGCACCAACCAGATAG
- the LOC126557154 gene encoding putative fatty acyl-CoA reductase CG5065 — protein MLAEPIEPKLSLPVKPKHPALDENNNVEQMATVTDALVPFYDGKNVLVTGGTGFLGKVLIEKLLRACEGLSAIYILLRPKRGLTSEQRYREFVRHPVFERIRTKTPQLLAKLVCVGGDISLPLLGLSEQDRRTLVERVHVVFHVAATVRFNEALVEAAILNTIGTKQLLELCTGMRQLQSVVHVSTAYSNACRQEVDEIVYPAPMDPERFIQCVQLLPSEVIGAIATKLQGAHPNTYTLTKAITEQLVAQYAEQLPLCIVRPSIVTGAVAEPYPGWIDNVHGITGIMMEIGRGTISSIMCDERCTMDVIPVDIVCNTLIAAAWENAHTTTTPIRVYNCTSGQVNGIKWHEYGRITQSCAVRNPTKHVLLYPGFRFRTNRLVHKLVELVLHFLPAYLFDALVRARGGQPIMARLARRFQRAADTGEFFAMHEWTFRNDNLRQLSGRVRCDRAGDAFRCDVTGLDWEAYIEAYMLGIRRFVLKDDMDSLGQARTKLRRLLWFKRAIQLAGLLLVYYLGALLFYPSGV, from the exons ATGTTAGCCGAACCGATAGAACCGAAACTTTCGCTCCCGGTAAAACCGAAACACCCGGCACTGGATGAAAACAACAATGTGGAGCAGATGGCGACCGTTACCGATGcgctcgtgccgttctacgacGGCAAGAACGTGCTGGTAACGGGTGGTACCGGGTTTCTCGGCAAGGTACTGATCGAGAAGTTGCTGCGTGCGTGCGAAGGGCTGAGCGCCATCTACATCCTGTTGCGCCCGAAGCGTGGCCTCACGAGCGAGCAACGATATCGTGAGTTTGTGCGCCATCCGGTGTTTGAGCGGATACGGACAAAAACGCCCCAACTGCTGGCGAAGCTGGTGTGCGTTGGTGGTGATATCTCGCTACCGTTGCTTGGGCTAAGTGAGCAGGACCGACGGACGTTGGTGGAACGGGTGCACGTGGTGTTTCACGTTGCCGCAACGGTACGCTTTAATGAAGCGTTGGTAGAAGCGGCCATACTGAACACGATCGGTACAAAGCAGCTACTTGAACTGTGTACCGGGATGCGTCAGCTGCAG AGCGTAGTGCACGTATCGACTGCCTACAGTAATGCGTGCCGGCAGGAAGTCGATGAGATAGTGTACCCAGCACCGATGGACCCGGAACGCTTCATCCAGTGTGTGCAGTTGTTGCCGAGCGAGGTGATCGGTGCAATCGCTACCAAGCTGCAGGGTGCCCATCCGAACACCTACACCCTAACGAAGGCCATCACGGAGCAGCTGGTGGCACAGTACGCGGAACAGTTGCCACTCTGCATCGTGCGTCCGTCCATCGTTACTGGTGCCGTAGCCGAACCCTACCCAGGTTGGATTGATAACGTGCACGGTATTACAG GTATCATGATGGAAATTGGGCGTGGTACAATCAGCAGTATCATGTGTGACGAACGCTGCACGATGGACGTTATCCCGGTGGACATTGTCTGCAACACGCTGATCGCAGCCGCCTGGGAAAATGCTCACACCAC GACGACACCGATCCGTGTGTACAACTGCACATCCGGCCAGGTGAACGGCATCAAGTGGCACGAGTACGGTCGCATCACGCAGAGCTGTGCCGTCCGCAATCCTACCAAGCACGTCCTGCTCTACCCAGGCTTTCGGTTCCGCACGAACCGGCTCGTGCACAAGCTGGTCGAGCTGGTACTTCACTTTCTGCCGGCGTACCTGTTCGATGCGCTCGTACGGGCGCGTGGCGGCCAACCGATTATGGCACGCCTGGCACGCCGTTTCCAGCGGGCAGCCGATACTGGCGAGTTCTTTGCCATGCACGAGTGGACCTTCCGGAATGACAATTTGCGTCAGCTAAGTGGACGGGTACGGTGCGATCGGGCCGGTGATGCGTTTCGCTGCGACGTGACCGGGCTCGACTGGGAGGCCTACATCGAGGCGTACATGCTCGGGATCCGTCGGTTTGTGCTGAAGGACGACATGGACAGTCTCGGACAGGCACGGACCAAACTGCGACGATTGCTTTGGTTTAAGCGTGCCATCCAGCTGGCCGGTTTGCTGCTAGTGTACTATCTAGGGGCTCTTCTCTTTTATCCGAGTGGAGTTTAA